Genomic DNA from Arthrobacter sp. B1I2:
CATGGCCGAGGTGGGCATCGACATGTCCGCGGAGATCCCCAAGATCCTGACCACCGAGGCCGTGCAGGACTCGGACGTGGTGATCACCATGGGCTGCGGCGACGAATGCCCCTACTTCCCGGGCAAACGCTATGAAGACTGGGTCCTGGAGGATCCCGCCGGCAAGGGCGTGGACTCGGTCCGGCCCATTCGCGACGAGATCAAGACCCGCGTCGAAGCCCTGATCGCCTCACTTATTCCGGCGCAGATCTGAAACGAGGACAACATGGCAGCACCCGAATCCCTCCCCGTGGCCGTCATTGGTGCCGGGCCCGTCGGCCTGGCCGCGGCCGCGCACCTGCTCGAACGCGGCCTGGAGCCCCTTGTCCTGGAAGCCGGGACCACGGTGGGCTCCGCCATCCGCGAGTGGGGGCACGTCCGCGTGTTTTCCACCTGGAAGTACAACCTTGACGCCGCTTCCGTACGGCTGCTGGAACGGACCGGCTGGGAGGCGCCCCGGCCCACCGCACTGCCCTTCGGCGCCCAGATCGTGTCCGACTATCTGGAGCCGCTGGCCGCAACACCGGAACTCAAGGACCGGATCAGGACGGGGGCCCGGGTTGTCGCAGTTACCCGGCAGGGCATGGACAAGGGCAGCAGCCAGGGCCGGGACAGTGCCCCGTTCCTCCTGCGCATAGAGCACGACGGCGGCAAGGTCACCGAGCTGCTTGCCCGCGCCGTGATCGATACCTCCGGAACCTGGACCACGCCGTCGCCGCTGGGAGCCTCCGGGCTGCCTGTCCCGGGTGAGGCCGAGGCCCGTGCCGCGGGACTGGTCACCGGACCGCTGCCGGACGTGTCCGCCGGCGGCTTCGCGGGCCGCCGGACCCTGGTCATTGGTTCGGGCCACTCCGCCGCCAATATGGTCCTGGACCTGGCCCGCCTGGCCCGCGCCAACCCGGGAACCGAAGTCCTTTGGGCCATCCGCGCCGCCACCCCGGCCCGCGCCTACGGTGGCGGGGATG
This window encodes:
- a CDS encoding arsenate reductase ArsC: MSHKPSVLFVCVHNAGRSQMAAAFLTTLSRGAIEVRSAGSQPAEKVNPAAVEAMAEVGIDMSAEIPKILTTEAVQDSDVVITMGCGDECPYFPGKRYEDWVLEDPAGKGVDSVRPIRDEIKTRVEALIASLIPAQI
- a CDS encoding NAD(P)-binding domain-containing protein is translated as MAAPESLPVAVIGAGPVGLAAAAHLLERGLEPLVLEAGTTVGSAIREWGHVRVFSTWKYNLDAASVRLLERTGWEAPRPTALPFGAQIVSDYLEPLAATPELKDRIRTGARVVAVTRQGMDKGSSQGRDSAPFLLRIEHDGGKVTELLARAVIDTSGTWTTPSPLGASGLPVPGEAEARAAGLVTGPLPDVSAGGFAGRRTLVIGSGHSAANMVLDLARLARANPGTEVLWAIRAATPARAYGGGDADQLPARGQLGARLRTAVDTGAVQLLTNFHTSSIDVQGDAVTVHTADGRSVTVERIIPATGFRPDLAMLSELRLDLDPAVDAPKALGPLIDPDFHSCGTVPAHGARILAQPEKDFYLAGMKSYGRAPTFLMATGYEQVRSIAAALAGDTAAADAVELELPETGVCSTSIPDDAEGAAEEACCGTPAPVPVTIGFATGLQHGRADETANL